A region of the Candidatus Cloacimonadota bacterium genome:
AAAAATCCCAAAATCAAGTTGATTGTTCAAGAAGAGCGAAAAGGAAAATCTTCAGCTATAAATATTTTTCTTAAAGAAGCAAAGAGTGATATACTGATAATAGAAAGTGCTGATACCATTCCTGCCAAAGATACTATAGAAAAACTTGTCCAGCCTTTTTCAGACGAGAAAGTGGGGATGACTGGTGGTAGACCAGAACCAGTAAACAGTCCAAAAAGTTTTATCGGCTTTGCTGTTTGTATGCTATGGAGACTCCATCATAAAATGGCAATGATTTCGCCAAAACTTGGAGAGATGGTCGCGTTTAGAAATTTAGTAAAAGAAATTCCAGAACACAGCCCTGTTGATGAGGCAAGCATTGAAGCGATTATCAGAAATTATGGATTAGAGAAAAAATATGTACCAGAAGCAATCGTCCATAATAAGGGTGCGGAAAATGTAGGTGACTTTTTGAAACAACGTCGTCGCATTTATGCTGGACATCTCTGGTTGGAAAAGAATCAAAATTATAAAGTCGTCACCCAGAAATCAGGCTTGATTATAAAATTTACTATGAAGGAATTCTCATTAAATATTATTAAAGATGCAAAGATAATTTTTACAATATTTTTGGAAGTTTTGGGACGATTTTTAGGCTGGTATGATTTTAAAATATTTAAAAAAAATCCATATAAATGGGAGATTGCAAGGTCAACGAAAGACTTGAGTCAAAAATGAAATTGATAATTAGGATACAGAACCACCCTTTTACAAAGAAAGAATAAGATTATGGCATATAGAAAATTAGATAATATAATTAAGAAAAAGATTATATCTATATTAGTTAACGCTGGTGCCAAAAGAATTGGAATTTTTGGTTCATTTGCAAATGGAACTGCTAATTCTACAAGTGATATAGATATTCTGGTAGAATTTTTTAAAAGAAAAAGTCTTCTTGAACTTGTTAGTATTGAAAGAGAATTATCAGAATCCATTGGAAGAAAGATTGATTTATTAACTGAAAAATCAATTAGCCCATATTTGATAGACAAAATTAAAAGCGAGGAAAGGATAATTTATGAAAGTGATTTCGCTGGTTCAGATTTGCTATCTGAACCAGACATTTAATTGTGTGGTTCAAGTTACAAACTTGAACCAGCTAAGTCAGTCTCGGCATCAGTCTCGGCAAGCGAGCCTTGACGGAAAGGATATTTTGCATAACTCATTACTTAATAACCAAATGGAGGAAAGATGAAAAAAATAATTACTTTTTTACTGTTAAGCCTATTTATATACTCTATGCTTTTCGCAAAAGAAGTTTCTACAAAAAAGGCAGAACAGATAGCAAAAAATCTCTATTATGAGAAAATTA
Encoded here:
- a CDS encoding glycosyltransferase, which produces MIKCSLGIFAYNEEKNIGQLLNVVENQDLNQVSIDEVIVVSSNSTDRTDDIVREFASKNPKIKLIVQEERKGKSSAINIFLKEAKSDILIIESADTIPAKDTIEKLVQPFSDEKVGMTGGRPEPVNSPKSFIGFAVCMLWRLHHKMAMISPKLGEMVAFRNLVKEIPEHSPVDEASIEAIIRNYGLEKKYVPEAIVHNKGAENVGDFLKQRRRIYAGHLWLEKNQNYKVVTQKSGLIIKFTMKEFSLNIIKDAKIIFTIFLEVLGRFLGWYDFKIFKKNPYKWEIARSTKDLSQK
- a CDS encoding nucleotidyltransferase family protein produces the protein MAYRKLDNIIKKKIISILVNAGAKRIGIFGSFANGTANSTSDIDILVEFFKRKSLLELVSIERELSESIGRKIDLLTEKSISPYLIDKIKSEERIIYESDFAGSDLLSEPDI